TAGCATGACTACACATTACATGTACGCGGGCGCGCAAGCAAAAGTTCATTGCTCTACTTTAGAAAATACTTTGCATCTTAAAACTGTCTACCGGGGTAGGCTCAATTAAGCTTGGGCAAAATTGGTATTGAACTGATGCAATGGCCAACGAGGTTGGCAGGGGCAGCATGCCTGACGCATTTTGCAAAGCCGCCATAGCGGGCTTTGTAGGTGGGCTTAGAGGTTTTTGGCGGTGGTAGTGGCCGGGCACCCCGGCGCGCTTGCTGGTGGGCAAATATGGCCGGTTTCCGGGTATGATTTTAGCTGGCGGCATGTATGCGTAAACTGTGCCGTAAACTCCGGAAGTTTTCTAGCTGGTCACCGTCAGACATGTGGATGTTTGGAACTAAGGCCCCCAAACCTAACCGGAGGTTGCGTAGGCTTAGTAGGTATGGGTGCCGGTGCCCCTGCGTATTTACGGCTGGGGGTTTGGTGGGTTTAGTAGGTGTGGGTGCAGGCCCCTAGCTGCCTTACGCGCCCCTGCGCATACAACCCATTTTTTAACATATTTCATATAACTTTTATATACAATGTACCCCTTGCGGGCACGGCTAGGGGCCTGCACCTAGCCCTACCAAACCTACTAAACCTTGTGTAATAAGCATAAATGCAAAAGGGCGCATGACGCGCCCTTTGTGGAACTATGTGCACCTAAATGCTTACTGCCAGAAGTACTGAACAGAAGGTCTACCTCCCTGCGGACCTCTTGGAGCCTCTCGCTTTTCCAAGTGACCAAACTCCACAAGGATATCCAGAATCTCTTGCACGTTATCCTTGGTAACATCAGCCCATCCAGTGAGTTGCAGCTTTTTGGCGGTAAACCCGTCGGCCACCTGCGGCCGATCCTTGCGAGCCAGAACCATGTGCGCGGCGACTAGCGCGGTTGACTGACTGAGGCCGTAGACGCGGGCGGCATGCGGTTCCAAAAACTGGCACCACGCAATCGCCATTTCCACATGCGCATCCTCCACGTCGGCCTTCCTATCGATGAGGCAGAACAGCCCGGCAAGGCCGCCGCACAGTTTGACATACTTGCCCAGCGCGTAGCGAAGACCTGAGGGCATGTCCTTGGATTCGGCTAAACGTTTTTCGTGCTCGTCCTTCCAACGGCGGAACTTGACAATGGCGGTTTCCGTAAATGTCAGCGGCTCCTGCGCCTCTGGTAGTTGAGCTAGGTGTGCGTATACGGCCTGCGCGGCTTCAAAGGATTCTGCGTGGGGCTCGCGGTCTTCATCCGACATGTACTCCCAATCTGGAAAAACCATCAGGTGGAAACGCGCAAGGAAGCCGTCGTCATCCTTTGTTCCATCCGGTGCTGCCTGGACCAAGGTGCGCAGTTTATCCGGCTGAATGCCGCCAAAAAGCGTGAGCACATTTTTCTCAATATATACGTCGTCGCGCGAAATGCGCTCCACCTTATAGCCGCTGGTGCCGTTGAACGCTTGGAGCAGGAAGGGCCGGTCCGAAGCGCGGTCTTTCTTTTCCATGTCGTGCAGAAGGCCCATAAGCTCGTCACGGAAATAAAGCACGCCGGGGGAATGTTGCAGTGTTATGCCGAGCCGTTCGATGGTGGTGTCGTTGACAATATACTGCCGACTTGTTGGCAGTGCAGGAGCCTGCTGTTCAATCAAACTCAGCGCTATTTTGGCTTCGGCCACCTTCTGCGGCAAGTCCACATTGTTCGGTTGCTCGTCCATACCGATGGATAGTCCGATGACCTTACTTTCTGCCGCTTTCACGCGGGCCTTATAAATCTTTTCCTCTTTAGCGTAGGCGAGCATTTGATTTTTAAGATCAAGGCTTGCAGCTTTGTCCACCGCCTTTAGGTGTTTGAATCCGGCATCTGTGCAAGGCGTTTTCTTAGTCGACGGGTCGCCTACACACGCGCCCCAAAAGGTCATGGCGACCTTAAAGTCCGTGTTTAGTCGCGTGAGCTGCACAAGTCTTTTTGGAGAAACAATTGCGCCAGCGCCAGCAATGGCCGACGTGGCCACAAACTCAATGGGTCCTCCGACGCGACGGGCTTCGTCCTCAACCCACCAGCGCAACTGTGGCGGAAGGAGCGTTGCACTGTCGAACTTGGGAACGGGCGATAATGTCACCTCCGGCAACGGTTGTTTAGCAACGGATTCCTTGCTGGTTCTTGTGGCCGCACTTGCCTTAAAATCTTCAAGTGCGTCCCGCTCGGCCACGGTCGTCATTGGTTGTTCTGTCATGGTTTAAATTCCGAATTGCGTGGTTAGAGCGGACATGAGTTCTTCGCGCTTTTGCAGCCACCAGCGGGCGGCGGCTTGGGGCACTGCCGGATATGGGATACCAGCGGGATTAAAACCGGCCATGATGATGTTGCCCACGGCAACAGCCGTTCCCGGCGTCCATCCGTGCAGCTTTTCCAGCACATCGATTACGTCACCCGTTGGATGCCCATTAGCGCTTCGGCCGCTGTAAGTTTCGCGGTCGCCGGTATGCTGACTAGTCCAGCGGCCGTCGCTGTAAATGACCACGGCAAAGCCCTTTTTGTCGTGACTGAAATAGCTTTGCAGATCGCGCCCCGGTCCCTGCACGTAGCCACCGGCAAGCATCACGTCTCTGGTGTTGAAATATTGCTTTACGGCGAGGCGCGGCGCGTAGTCGTCATGATCCTTGCCTGCCGGTACCGAATCGTTCAGCGTGGCACGGTATGCCTGAACGGCCTCCAGACGGCTGTATGTTCGAGGATCAAAGAGCGGCGCTTGATGCTCATACCACTGGTAAAACGAGCCTCTGTTCGGCAGGTAAATGATTTGGCCGGGGTTCTTTAGGCTTTCGTCGCAGGTGACGCCGAACTCTTTGAGGTGGGAGAACCAGACGTGTTGAATCGCCTTATAGCCCGTGGCCGTCATTGCTATTGCTAGCGGTACGATGACGCGCCAGCGCTTTGATTCTTCTGTGCTGCCGGGAGTAGACCAAATAAGAAAGCGCACTTCACCAATGGAGCGCCGCACCATTAGCGTAACGATTTCCAACGGGGGGTTGCCGCTGTCGATGTCGCCGGTCATTACGGCGAACTTGCCGTTTGCGTGCTGCGCATTGCCGAAGCGGGCGTCGTAACCGTTATAGTCACTAGCCTGCATCCACCTGCCTTGTCCCTTCGGAAGACCCACAAGGGCAACCGCCTGAGCAGCGGCAAGTTCTACAACTTGCGCATAGGTGATAGTATCGTACGGTTTTAGATAGTTAGGATTCGGCCTGCCATTTGAAAATACCGGCCTTCCGTGAGTATCGTTCTGGCCATTTCCGGCGCAAAAGACATGCTCCATAATACTGCTTTCCATTAAACATTCCCGTTACTCCTGCGGGTTTGTTGTTGCTTAGGAAGCCGCGCTATGGTACAAATAAGTTGCTGTGTAGTACTTAGTGCGGCGGTGATTTATTTCATTTGCTGTGTGTGATTCCAAGTTACTCCGAACTTAAAACCCCCGGTCCGTTGCATGCCGGGGGTTTTGCTTTATGCGGCCTGCGCATTGGACTGCTCCGCCGCCAGCCACAGTGCTTTGCGCAGAAACGTGGACGGCTTTACGCCGTTCTGTTTTGCCAGCCGGTCCAGCAAAGCAAGGTCTTCCTTGCCCATGCGAACAGCCAGTACAGTTTTGATTTCTTTTTCCATTTGCTTGCTCAAGTGTTGCTGTGGCCAAAGTAATACATGGTTATTTACCCCTGTAAACGGGGCTTACATAGTTCATTGCAAATAAAAACCCCGCTCAATGGCGGGGTTTATTCGGATATTCTTTAATTGTGTTTATGCTCGCGCACCCTGCGGTGCCGCTGGGAGGGCGGGCGGGAGGGCAAAGGCAGACCAGTTTGCGCCCTGCACCTTGGCCAGTTTTTCGATTGCATTGTCGATAAGGTCGGCACGCCAGATATTGGTTCCGCCAAGTTTAACCGGCTTGGGAAGATCGCCTTTATCAACAAGGTCATAAACGTTGTTGGTACTGCGGCCAAGTTTTTCGGCCACCTGCTTCACATTAAGGTATTGCACTGCTTTCGCTCCTGCGTTGGTTGCTTATGGAGCGAAGTTACGAGTTTGGGATTCTTCCGAAAAGGAGGTAAAAGACAGTCCTACCTTTTACCCCTCACCACATCGCTAATGGTGGCTTCGGATAGCTCACGCGCCACCGTGTTTTTCAGTAGGTGCACCGCCTGCGACCACGTCATGCTGTGCTGACTGCGAAGTACCCAAGCAATATAGCGAAGTTTGTAATCACGCTGACCGTGGCTGCTTTTCACCGTTGGCCGCCCCCGCATAATAACGTCGAAGATGGCGGCCTTGCAGGCATCATCAAGTTCGTGCTGGTGCTCTTTTGCCCACGCCATAAGGTCGTCGTACCCGTGGCCGGGCACGGCAGCCAAGGCAATACGACTAGGCAGGTCTTTCACCACTGCGCCGTCTAGTCCATGCCATAGATTGCGGACGTGCTGGGCAGGGTCAGCCACCGACTCAAACAGTTCCGCGTCAAAGTGAAACTCAACCATTAATGACCGCCTTCGTGCAATGCTGCGACCAAGCCTCCATGATGGTTGCCCGGCGCTTTAAATCTTTGGTCCGATCATATGCGCGGCTGGTGGCATCGCCAACCTTGTGAGCGAGAACCTTTTCCTTCGTGTCCCATGGCGTGTCCGTCTCTTCCGTCATCCAGTCTCGAAGCGACGATCTGAATCCATGGGGGCGGTAGCTAAGCTCGCGACCCTTCATCAGTTCAATGGTGGCCGTGTCGCTAATGACGCCTTTCTTGGGGCTGGGGAACAGGTAGCCGTCCCGAGCGCTTTCTGCGGCCAACGTGACAAGGCGCTGGGCCTCGGTTGACAGCGGGATTTCGAACGCTTCGCCGCCCTTCATATTGGCAGCCGGTATCCACCACACATTGTCCCGCATTTCGTCTGCACGGGCGAAGCGCACCGGGTAGCTGCGTGCCCCGGTCAGGATGAGGAACTTAAGGGCAAGGTGCGTCACCAAGTCCTCGTTTAAGCTCGCGTAGAACGCGGGCACCTCTTGCCACGGCATGGAGGGGATATGCTGGGGCCGCCGTGGTTGTGCGCCGAGCAACACCTTGACCTTGAGCATGGTTTCCAAGCTGACATCCAAATCCATGGCGCTGGCGTATTTGAAGGCCATCCCCAAGCGGTCAATTACCTTGCTAGCTGTTTCGCCCTTGGTCAGCCAAAGTGGGCGCAGGACGTTGACCAGCATTGCAGGCGTAATTTCCTCAATCGGGGTCTGCCCCAGCTCCGGCAGCAGATGCAGTTCAAGCGGGCTGTACCAGCGCCCATTAACGCCACCACCCTTAAGCTCGGCCTTCTTCGCCTCAAACGTAAGCTTGCACACGGCTTCCAGTGTGGGGCGGCTGGGCGCTGGTGCAGTGGCGGCTACAAGCGCGGCGGTTTTAGCGGCCCGTGGATCGATGCCTGACGCTGCCGTGTCGCGAACCCCGTTGGCCGCCTCCCTCGCATCAGCTAAGGCCAACGAGGGATAAGGCCCCAGCCCGACTTCCACGCGCTTGCCTTGACCATAGGGAACTTTGATAGTCACCTGCACTGACCAGTACATGGAACCGCCCGGCCTAACCATCAGGGAAAGCCCGCTGCCGTCGCTCATGCGGTACGCCGTATCGCACGGCTTCCGCGCCGCTTCGTTGATCTGCTTTTGGGTAAGCTTATGCATCTGCGCCATTTGTGTACTCCGGTTGAATATACACAACGAGTACACAGA
This region of Agrobacterium tumefaciens genomic DNA includes:
- a CDS encoding tyrosine-type recombinase/integrase, which translates into the protein MAQMHKLTQKQINEAARKPCDTAYRMSDGSGLSLMVRPGGSMYWSVQVTIKVPYGQGKRVEVGLGPYPSLALADAREAANGVRDTAASGIDPRAAKTAALVAATAPAPSRPTLEAVCKLTFEAKKAELKGGGVNGRWYSPLELHLLPELGQTPIEEITPAMLVNVLRPLWLTKGETASKVIDRLGMAFKYASAMDLDVSLETMLKVKVLLGAQPRRPQHIPSMPWQEVPAFYASLNEDLVTHLALKFLILTGARSYPVRFARADEMRDNVWWIPAANMKGGEAFEIPLSTEAQRLVTLAAESARDGYLFPSPKKGVISDTATIELMKGRELSYRPHGFRSSLRDWMTEETDTPWDTKEKVLAHKVGDATSRAYDRTKDLKRRATIMEAWSQHCTKAVING
- a CDS encoding DUF3987 domain-containing protein, producing MTEQPMTTVAERDALEDFKASAATRTSKESVAKQPLPEVTLSPVPKFDSATLLPPQLRWWVEDEARRVGGPIEFVATSAIAGAGAIVSPKRLVQLTRLNTDFKVAMTFWGACVGDPSTKKTPCTDAGFKHLKAVDKAASLDLKNQMLAYAKEEKIYKARVKAAESKVIGLSIGMDEQPNNVDLPQKVAEAKIALSLIEQQAPALPTSRQYIVNDTTIERLGITLQHSPGVLYFRDELMGLLHDMEKKDRASDRPFLLQAFNGTSGYKVERISRDDVYIEKNVLTLFGGIQPDKLRTLVQAAPDGTKDDDGFLARFHLMVFPDWEYMSDEDREPHAESFEAAQAVYAHLAQLPEAQEPLTFTETAIVKFRRWKDEHEKRLAESKDMPSGLRYALGKYVKLCGGLAGLFCLIDRKADVEDAHVEMAIAWCQFLEPHAARVYGLSQSTALVAAHMVLARKDRPQVADGFTAKKLQLTGWADVTKDNVQEILDILVEFGHLEKREAPRGPQGGRPSVQYFWQ
- a CDS encoding helix-turn-helix transcriptional regulator, which encodes MQYLNVKQVAEKLGRSTNNVYDLVDKGDLPKPVKLGGTNIWRADLIDNAIEKLAKVQGANWSAFALPPALPAAPQGARA